ATAGCCTTTCACCAGCGTTGATGAATCTTTCGAAGCAGTTACTTAGCGAATTGCTGTTTAACGCTTCATTGACCAATGGGTGGATATTAAGGGCTGAGAATTTTCGTGTTGGCACGATGTCCACCCAAGATTTAAACCAATCGTAGATTAGCGCTCGGCTGTCATTGAGGTGCACTGAGGGCGACATTAACTTGCTCATTATAGGAGTTTAGTTGTTTATTCTTTTGGTACTTTTATTTTTCCTGTAAAAAAATTACAATAAGGGCTAATGCAAATTGAGATATATTAAAAAATCGCTGAAACGCCGATATTAAAGGGCGTCATTGATTGATTATCTTGTAATTTTATTACCTTTAAGGTTGTCTGAATGCGAAATACCAAGATTGTAGCTACGTTAGGCCCCGCAACGAGTGACTACGAAACGTTAAAAAGCCTCATCGCCGCTGGTGCTAACGTCGTGCGTTTGAATTTCTCCCATGGGGAACCCGCGGATCACGAGGATCGAGTCACTAAGGTTCGTAAGGCATCCGCCGAACTGGGTGTTCATGTGGCAATTTTGGGTGACCTGCAAGGGCCAAAGATTCGTATCGCTCGGTTCGCTGAGGGCTCAGTGGTTTTGGAAGAAGGCGCAGAGTTTTCCCTTCGCACGGACATGGATAAAACCGCCGGAGATAGTCAGGCCGTAGCGGTAGACTATGAAGCGTTGATTACCGATTGTGATCCTGGTGATCGTCTGCTGTTAGATGATGGTAGAGTAGTACTCGTTGTAAAGGAAAAACTGGCCACTGAGCTTAAATGTGAAGTGGTTGTTGCGGGTAAGCTATCTAATAACAAAGGTATCAACAAAGAAGGTGGTGGTCTTTCCGCCGCAGCACTTACCGAAAAGGACTACGCCGATATTGAATTGGCTGCTTCGCTAGATGTGGATTATCTAGCGGTCTCATTTCCACGAACTGGCGCTGATTTGGAAGATGCTCGCCAGCGTATGAATGCAGCCGGCGGCAATGCATTGATTGTCGCAAAAATAGAGCGTGCGGAAGTGGTTGCAACACCTGAGGCAATGACTGATGTTATCTCAGCATCGGATGTGGTGATGGTGGCTCGCGGTGACTTGGCGGTTGAAATTGGTGATGCAGCTCTGCCTGGTGCACAGAAGAAGATTATTGAGCGCTCTCGAAAATTAGGCGTACCTGTTATTACGGCTACCCAGATGATGGAGTCAATGATGGATGCGCCGGCACCCACTCGTGCTGAGGTCCTTGACGTGGCGAACGCTGTTCTGGATGGTACCGATGCCGTGATGCTATCCGGAGAAACGGCAGCAGGTCGCTATCCCATTGAAACAGTTACTGCCATGGCATCAGTGATTGAGGGCACTGAGGCGTACGAGCCGCAAGCTATTCGCGACGAAGCGCTCCACAAGGATTCCGGACAGGTAGATGAAGCTATTGCCAATGCAGCCATGTACACCGCTCGCCACATGGGCACAATCAAAGTGGTTGCGAATATGACGGAGTCGGGTCATACCGCTTCATTAATGTCTCGCGTAACCGGTGCGCTGCCTATTGTTGCTTTCTGTCGTCGTAAACGTGTAGCTAACCGCTTAGCGCTGTTGCGCAATGTGACGCCAATATTAATTAGCGCCGATGAAATGGTTTCCGATACTCGGGCCGAAATGGTAACGCATGCGCTTAACCAGCGCGGCTGGGTTCAGCCTGGTGAGCAGTTCATTCTGACTTATGGCAGTGTTAATCGCCCTGGTGGCACCAATAATATGAAAATCATCACCGTTTAGTTAGGGTGTAATGTTTGTAAGTGCTTGCTAACTTAGCATTGCATATAGAAAACGACTTGTGAATCTGCGCTTAAGCCTAGCGCTAGACTCCAAGTCGTTTTTTTTTGCCGCGCACACACGTAATTGTAGTAGGTAAGGAATTCTGCTTTCCCGTCGCTACTTAGTGAAATAATTCGGAGAATTTAATTCAGTCGAGACGGCCGTTAGTCCCGTAAATTTCGTCGGGTAGAGCTTCGAACTAAGAATTATGCTTTTTTGGTAGTCTGTGCCGCGTTAGTATCACGGGGTATTTTTTTAACGATAACAATAACGATAACGATAAGTACTGTTAAGTGCGGAGAGATTATGTCGAATGACAATTCACGATTGAACGATGCCGTCAATGCGGCACGTGATGTTAAGCAGCTAGGACTATTTGCATCGATAGCGTCACTGAGCTACGTATTTTGGGTAGTGGGTGGAATGGAGCTGGTAGAGCGCTTAGCCTACTATGGCGTGCGTGCTACGGCGCCTATTTATGCCACAACTGCCGAATCAGAGGGTGGATTAGGCATCACTATGACGGCGCTCGGCTCAATCTTTGTAGTGTGGTCCATTATTCAGTCATTGATTCCGGTGTTAACTGGCGGGCTGTCGGACCGTTACGGCTATAAAGAAACGATCTTTGTCTCGACCATTCTCAAAATGGTGGCCTATGTCATTATGGCGTTGTTTCCCACCTACTGGGGCTTCTTTGCGGGAGCGGTAATGCTGGCGTTAGGTACCGGCGTATTCAAGCCCGGTATTCAAGGCACGCTAGTGATGTCTACCAATCGAGAGAACTCCTCGATGGCCTGGGGGATTTTTTATCAGACGGTAAATATTGGTGGCGCTATGGCACCAGTTGTCGCCGGTGCATTACGTCAACTTGATTGGCAGTTCGTCTTCATAGCCTGTACTGCGATCATCGCCTGTAACTTACTGCTGTTACTTACCTATAAGGAAGTTGGTAAGGAGGAGCGTTTGGCCCGAAAAGCGGCAGCGGTAGAGCAGACTAGCTTGGTGAGAGAGTCGCTAAAAGAGTTAGCGAACCCTCCACTAATGATGTATCTCATCGTTTTCTCCGGCTTCTGGTTTATGTTCATGTCGTTGTTCGATGTTTTGCCGGTGCATATTGCGGAATGGGTTGATACCTCTACGATCGTCAGTACCATTTGGTCTGATGGCTCAACGCCGGGCCCTATCGCGACAAAACTCATGGTCTTGGATAACGATGGTACGCGCGTTCTTCCAGAGGGTTTAGTTAACATTAATGCGATGTTGATTATGACTGTTTGCTTTCTGTTCGCTTGGATTTCTTCGAAGTTTAAAGCCATTAGTGCAATTACACTTGGAACTATCATGAGCTCGGGTGCGCTGCTAGCAATTGGCGGCTTTAATTATGCTTGGTTCGTGGCGTTAGCGATTACTACCTTTAGTATCGGCGAAATGCTATCAAGTCCGAAATTCTCCGAGTACCTGGGTAATATGGCGCCTCGTGGTAAGAAGGCGATGTATTTGGGATTTTCTCAATTTCCACTATTTATAGGCTGGACGTTGGAAAGTTGGTTGGGGCCTTGGATGTACGATCGCTGGGCGTCAAAGGATAATATTTCTAGAGACTACCTATTGAGTAATGGAGTAAGCGCTAGTGAGGTTGAGGCTATCCCAATTGGTGAAGCATTTTATCGCCTAGTAGACTTCACTGGCATGGAGTCACTGGCGGCTCAGGAGATGCTCTATCAGGCTAATGATATCGGTTTAGTTTGGTACATTATGGGAACAGTAGGCCTGTTATCAGCTTTCGGCATGTTCCTATACGGGCGTTGGATGATGAGTCTTCAGGCTTCTATAGGAGAATAAGTTCTAGTTCATTAGAATCACAAAAAGCCGCATTTTTTAATGCGGCTTTTTAGTAATGGGAATAACGGCTTAACACTAACTCAAGCTTGCTCTATTACTCAGTAAGCTATTTTAATAGCGCAAAAAAAAGCGCCCCAAACTGGGGCGCAAGTGATATCTCCGTGGGGGGAGATAAGAAGTGGAGCTTAACGAGGTTTGGGGGACCCTCGTTAAACTCGCTTAAGCTTTCTCGCTGAACACATTGACAATCAGCCAGATAATTCCAATCACAAACAACGCAGGGAGTATCGCTGGAAGTAATGCGATTGAGCATGCAATTAACACCGAAAAGATCACCACTACCGCAACGCTTCCTAGCACCACAGCGAGTAGAATTCCCACACCTATCAAAATGGCAATGGCGAAGATCACAGCAATCGCGGCAACAAATGGCTCGAGAGCACCGAAGTCTCCTGATATGCCTGATATGTGAATATGGCTACTACCGATATTGCTGACAGCTACCAATGCGCTGACAACGAATAAAACCATGAGAATCCATTTTAATGCGTTCATTATTCCTGTCCTTTTTTAGGCTCCTTTTCTATTTGACGTCTTAGGGATTAGTTTGGATGCAGTTTAATTGAAAGTATTTTTTACAGAGGGGGTTGAGGTGCAAGCGTGGATGGAAGGCTTAAGAACTGAAGAATGGTGGTCGCAGCGGCGATAGCTAATCGAATAGTTATGCACCGCGCTTAACGCGTAAATAAGCTGTAATGAGGAATGAACTATTTAGCTAAAGATACCCTAGGGAAGGAACCCATCAGCCGAGCTGGCTGAAATCGCCACGATGGAAGGTTAAGGTTGAGGCGGGGTTGATTTCCACCGCTTCAATTTCTGACACAAGGATAACGTGATCACCGCCATCGTAGCGGTTGTAGGCTTTACACTGAAAACGCGCAACAAAGTCCTTCAGCATAGGAATGCCGTGTTGGTTGACTTCGGTATCGGCGGCCGCGAACTTATCGGCACCCGGCGTGGCAAAAGTGAGGCATAGCTCTTTTTGCTTGGCATTGAGGACATGAATGACCGTATGCGAAGCTTGATTAAAGGCTTCAAAGGCATGCGCTTCACGACCGACACTCCAAAGAACAAGTGCGGGTTCTAACGAAACGCTATTAAAGCTTGAGACAGTCATGCCAATAGGCTGTTGGTCGGCGTCAAGAGCCGTCACAATTGTTACGCCGGTAGGGAACTGGCCCAACGCCTCGCGTAGAAGTTGACTGTCAATTGTGCTGCTCATTTGTGCTCCGTCAGTGCCTCGTTAATTAGGGCGACTATTAAAATCCCGCGCAGTATACCACGTGCAAATCAAATGGCGATGGTTGCTTGGAGTCCAAGCCTAAGCAATAGCCGCAGCCCGATGAGCAACGGCTGAAATAATAGCTTGGAAGCCGGCACCCATAACATCTTGGCTTCGACCAATACCAATTGAGCTGACGCCGTCTATTTCTGCTTCCACGTAACAAATCGCTTCCGCACTGGCGGCGGATTGAAGTGCATGCTCGTGGTATTGCTTAATGTTGATCTGGCAATCTAAGGAATGGCTCAGCGCCAAACAAAGGGCTTCGAGCGCACCGCCACCAGTAGCTTGGATGGTAAGCGGTTCGTCGTTAACCTTAAGTAGCGCATCGATGGCTGTTTGCTCATCGGCATTCTTAATGTTGTAACTCGTTAGTTGATAATTGGCCAGCGAACCAAAATGCTGCCAGAGTAACTCGTAAAGTAGTTCGCCAGAGACCTCACGACCTGACTGATCAGTGACCTTCTGCACGATCTGACTGAATTTAATTTGTAGCCAACGTGGCAGTCTAACGCCGAATTCTCGCTCAAGCAGGTAGGCAATACCGCCTTTGCCCGACTGGCTATTTACTCGAATAACGGCTTCGTAGTCTCTACCTAAATCTGCGGGATCAATGGGAAGGTAGGCAATATCCCATGGTTGATCGTCTTTCTGTATAGCTAAGCACTTTTTAATGGCGTCTTGATGGCTGCCAGAGAATGCGGTGTAGACTAAATCTCCCACCCATGGATGACGGGGGTGGCGGGGTAGTTGAGTGCAGCGCTCGAACACTTCGAGGTGCTGTTCAATGCTACCTAAATTAAGTTCGGGATCAATGCCTTGGCTATATAGGTTCATGGCCAAAGTAATAATGTCCATGTTGCCGGTGCGTTCACCGTTACCTAAGATTGTACCTTCTATACGGTCGGCACCAGCGAGTAACGCCATTTCCGATGCGGCCACGGCGCAACCGCGGTCATTGTGAGTGTGGACGCTTAGCTTCACCGCCTGGCGATGTTTTAAGTGACGAGACGCATACTCGATTTGATCGGCGAACACATTAGGGGTATTGGTTTCTACGGTTGCCGGAAGGTTGATAATACAGGGGCGCTGTGGCGTAGGCTGCCAAATGTCAATCACGTGGTTACATACGGTGACGGCGAAGTCTACTTCAGTACCGGTAAAACTCTCAGGGCTATATTGGAATTGCCATTGGGTTTGCGGATAGGCCACAGCGCCTTCCATAACCCACTGAGCCCCCTGTTTTGCAATGTCAATGATACCTGCCTTATCTAACTTGAAGACCTTCTCACGTTGGACGATGGAAGTAGAGTTGTAGACGTGGATAATTGCTTTCGTCACACCTGATAATGCTTCATAGGTTTTGTCAATCAGGTGCTTGCGGGCCTGAACGAGTACTTGGATGGTGACATCCGCAGGAATGCGATTTTCATCGATAAGACGACGGCAGAACTCAAATTCCGTTTGCGACGCTGAAGGGAAACCTATCTCAATCTGTTTGAATCCCAGCTCAACTAAACTGCTAAACATCTCCAATTTTTGTTCCACTGACATTGGTTCAATCAGCGCCTGATTACCATCACGCAGGTCTACGCTACACCAGATAGGCGCGTGACTTAGGTCTGCATCCGGCCACTTGCGATCGGCAAGCTTGAAGGTTGGCATAGGGCGGTATTTTTGATGATTGAAGCCTGACATCGGAGATGGTCCATTAATAGTGTGAAATAAAATCAGATTATAGCTTAGTTATGGAGGTGAACGAATCGCCTATTTTTAATAATTTTGCTATTATTTGGTGAATAAACTCACTATTTCTACTTTTATTAGGTTATTTAACTATGGATAAGTTAGATAAAAAGATACTTTCTATTCTTCAAACAGATGGTTCGATAACGAATATCGAGTTAGCAGAACGGGTAGGCCTTTCACCAACGCCCTGTGCAAGGCGTGTTAAGCAGTTAGAGGAAGCTGGGTATATCGCCAAATGCGTAATGCTTTTAGATCGTAAGCGGTTAGGACTTGGTTTGACGGCCTATTTGCACGTGGTACTCGAGCGCCATACCCGCGATCACTTCGAACGCTTCGAAACGGCGTTGGAGCAGTTTGATGAGGTAGTTGAATGCGCACTGATCACTGGGCAAGACGCCGATTACCTTTTGAAAGTAGTGGTACCGGACTTAGACTACTATCAACGTTTCCTGCTAAATAATTTAACGGAAATTGAAGGAGTGAAGGGTGTTCAGAGTTCCTTTGTGCTGCAAACTCCGATCTCCAGCACTCAGTTACCACTAAAACATCTGACCGATGAGCTTTGAGTTACCAAACTCGGATCCAAAACGAAGGTCCTAACGAATACTTGTTTAAGAGAGGAATAATGATGACTAAACTATTTTTACAATTTGGATTGATGCTCTCGGTGTTTGCTTCTGGTCTCACCTTGGCTGCAAGCCCTTCTGCTGATGACGTTGAACTCTACATTGTCACACCGGCGGATAATGCAACGGTCACCTCGCCCGTTAAGGTGGTATTCGGGCTCAGCGGTATGGGTGTGGCTCCTGCGGGTGTTGAACGTGCTAATACAGGGCATCATCACTTGCTGATTGATCATGATGAGTTACCAGAGCCAGGGAAGCCAATGGGCGGCGATGTGCGCCACTTTGGGGGTGGTCAAACTGAGGTTGAATTGACCTTAGAACCTGGTCAACACACCCTTCAGCTCATCTTAGGAGATCATTTTCATGTGCCTCACGAGCCAATGGTAGTTTCTAAGAAAATCACCATTTTTGTGGAGTAACCATCTATAGATTGCTAGCGAGGTGTCATCGATAATGGCCTCGTTGGCCTCGTTGGCCTCGTTGGCCTCGTTGGCCTCGTTGGCCTCGTTGGCTTCGTGGAAAACTGCGCCTAAGTTTAGAACCAGCTATCGAGGTTTAGAACCAGCTATCGAGATCATCCTTGCAAGCACGATATTGGGCGCTATAGGTCTTCGCTCTATCATCAACGCGTCTAGCGGTGTTCAGTAGCCATGTCTTACTCTGATGTGAACCACGGCTAAACCCCCCACGACCTTCGTGATAGGCAAGATACTGGTTATAGGCATCCCACTTCGATACACCCGTAATTCGTTGCGTCTTGTTAACATACCAAGCAATGAAATCTATGGCATCATCGAAGTCGTCTCTATCTGCTCCCCAGTTACCGGTCTCGCGGATATACTCATCCCAAGTTTCGTCCTTGGCTTGCGGGTAACCATAGGCGGTACTGGGTCGGCCATAGGGGATGAATAAAAAGTAACGCATTGCTGGTTGCGCATCGTGACGAAACGAGCTCTCTTGATAGATAATGGACATCGGTACTTGAATAGGTGTACCCCAGCGTTCTTGAGCGTCAAGCGCAGCTTCGTACCAATCTGAGCGCTGCTCGAAAATACTACACATATTGTCTAGGTTGTTGGGGCGAGTAGTGGCACAGCCCGTTATAAACGCGCACAGAGACACCCCAATTAACAACTTACGTAGCATGAACACACCTTTTTATTATTTTGCTGAATCAGTAATTATGATACATGACCATGACAGAAAGGGAATGGCTGTGGTACAACTGCTTAAACATTTACACCAACTGTTTAGGAACCTATGTGATTAGATTCGTACTCATTCTGTCCGTGGCTATTTTTAGCGGACTTAGCGCCCAACAACCAGCGGCTTTGGAGCGGGAGCAGCCAACACCAATCGTTCGTATTCTGCCTCAGTATCCGGTCACAGGGCTTGGCAGAGAGGGCGAGGTTGAGCTTGAGTTTGTTATCAATGAAGTTGGCCGTGCGGTTGATATTAAGGTAGTGAGCGCGGTACCTGAAGGGGTCTTTGAACAGGCGGCGATGGATGCGCTAAGTCTGTGGCTATACCGGCCTATTGAATTAGCCGGCAAGCCTATTGCTGTATCGGGTGTGCGCGAGCGATTTCGCTTTCTGCCGCCGTCAGCGTAGCCGTTCCTGTTGAGTTTGAGCATCCTCTAAAAGGTATCCTTATTCTCTAAAT
This DNA window, taken from Umboniibacter marinipuniceus, encodes the following:
- a CDS encoding flavin reductase family protein, whose protein sequence is MSSTIDSQLLREALGQFPTGVTIVTALDADQQPIGMTVSSFNSVSLEPALVLWSVGREAHAFEAFNQASHTVIHVLNAKQKELCLTFATPGADKFAAADTEVNQHGIPMLKDFVARFQCKAYNRYDGGDHVILVSEIEAVEINPASTLTFHRGDFSQLG
- a CDS encoding transglycosylase SLT domain-containing protein codes for the protein MLRKLLIGVSLCAFITGCATTRPNNLDNMCSIFEQRSDWYEAALDAQERWGTPIQVPMSIIYQESSFRHDAQPAMRYFLFIPYGRPSTAYGYPQAKDETWDEYIRETGNWGADRDDFDDAIDFIAWYVNKTQRITGVSKWDAYNQYLAYHEGRGGFSRGSHQSKTWLLNTARRVDDRAKTYSAQYRACKDDLDSWF
- a CDS encoding Lrp/AsnC family transcriptional regulator, whose product is MDKLDKKILSILQTDGSITNIELAERVGLSPTPCARRVKQLEEAGYIAKCVMLLDRKRLGLGLTAYLHVVLERHTRDHFERFETALEQFDEVVECALITGQDADYLLKVVVPDLDYYQRFLLNNLTEIEGVKGVQSSFVLQTPISSTQLPLKHLTDEL
- a CDS encoding DUF4399 domain-containing protein translates to MTKLFLQFGLMLSVFASGLTLAASPSADDVELYIVTPADNATVTSPVKVVFGLSGMGVAPAGVERANTGHHHLLIDHDELPEPGKPMGGDVRHFGGGQTEVELTLEPGQHTLQLILGDHFHVPHEPMVVSKKITIFVE
- a CDS encoding MFS transporter, which gives rise to MSNDNSRLNDAVNAARDVKQLGLFASIASLSYVFWVVGGMELVERLAYYGVRATAPIYATTAESEGGLGITMTALGSIFVVWSIIQSLIPVLTGGLSDRYGYKETIFVSTILKMVAYVIMALFPTYWGFFAGAVMLALGTGVFKPGIQGTLVMSTNRENSSMAWGIFYQTVNIGGAMAPVVAGALRQLDWQFVFIACTAIIACNLLLLLTYKEVGKEERLARKAAAVEQTSLVRESLKELANPPLMMYLIVFSGFWFMFMSLFDVLPVHIAEWVDTSTIVSTIWSDGSTPGPIATKLMVLDNDGTRVLPEGLVNINAMLIMTVCFLFAWISSKFKAISAITLGTIMSSGALLAIGGFNYAWFVALAITTFSIGEMLSSPKFSEYLGNMAPRGKKAMYLGFSQFPLFIGWTLESWLGPWMYDRWASKDNISRDYLLSNGVSASEVEAIPIGEAFYRLVDFTGMESLAAQEMLYQANDIGLVWYIMGTVGLLSAFGMFLYGRWMMSLQASIGE
- a CDS encoding energy transducer TonB, with the protein product MIRFVLILSVAIFSGLSAQQPAALEREQPTPIVRILPQYPVTGLGREGEVELEFVINEVGRAVDIKVVSAVPEGVFEQAAMDALSLWLYRPIELAGKPIAVSGVRERFRFLPPSA
- the pyk gene encoding pyruvate kinase; translated protein: MRNTKIVATLGPATSDYETLKSLIAAGANVVRLNFSHGEPADHEDRVTKVRKASAELGVHVAILGDLQGPKIRIARFAEGSVVLEEGAEFSLRTDMDKTAGDSQAVAVDYEALITDCDPGDRLLLDDGRVVLVVKEKLATELKCEVVVAGKLSNNKGINKEGGGLSAAALTEKDYADIELAASLDVDYLAVSFPRTGADLEDARQRMNAAGGNALIVAKIERAEVVATPEAMTDVISASDVVMVARGDLAVEIGDAALPGAQKKIIERSRKLGVPVITATQMMESMMDAPAPTRAEVLDVANAVLDGTDAVMLSGETAAGRYPIETVTAMASVIEGTEAYEPQAIRDEALHKDSGQVDEAIANAAMYTARHMGTIKVVANMTESGHTASLMSRVTGALPIVAFCRRKRVANRLALLRNVTPILISADEMVSDTRAEMVTHALNQRGWVQPGEQFILTYGSVNRPGGTNNMKIITV
- the leuA gene encoding 2-isopropylmalate synthase, with protein sequence MSGFNHQKYRPMPTFKLADRKWPDADLSHAPIWCSVDLRDGNQALIEPMSVEQKLEMFSSLVELGFKQIEIGFPSASQTEFEFCRRLIDENRIPADVTIQVLVQARKHLIDKTYEALSGVTKAIIHVYNSTSIVQREKVFKLDKAGIIDIAKQGAQWVMEGAVAYPQTQWQFQYSPESFTGTEVDFAVTVCNHVIDIWQPTPQRPCIINLPATVETNTPNVFADQIEYASRHLKHRQAVKLSVHTHNDRGCAVAASEMALLAGADRIEGTILGNGERTGNMDIITLAMNLYSQGIDPELNLGSIEQHLEVFERCTQLPRHPRHPWVGDLVYTAFSGSHQDAIKKCLAIQKDDQPWDIAYLPIDPADLGRDYEAVIRVNSQSGKGGIAYLLEREFGVRLPRWLQIKFSQIVQKVTDQSGREVSGELLYELLWQHFGSLANYQLTSYNIKNADEQTAIDALLKVNDEPLTIQATGGGALEALCLALSHSLDCQINIKQYHEHALQSAASAEAICYVEAEIDGVSSIGIGRSQDVMGAGFQAIISAVAHRAAAIA